One window of the Rhizobiaceae bacterium genome contains the following:
- a CDS encoding enoyl-CoA hydratase/isomerase family protein: MDQAVEGSIGYEVEDRIARIEIRRPQKHNALTRALIGELARTIDRFDLDRSADVAILSGQGRSFCSGADVGESQMASREEMEDSRDQMSVGHPFFELFSHSANNKPVIAAIHGNVLGLGLGLALDCDLIVSDAEARLQVTETVRGLGGYRHWALMKARGCGAFADDVCLTGRPFTAAEARDAGLFSRVAEASKAVESALEMARQIAACPPLSVRETARIRRWHFMKLTREVAFQAEPSRLHLTEDFAEAVRAFAEKRPAGPFKAR; encoded by the coding sequence ATGGATCAGGCTGTCGAAGGCAGCATCGGCTACGAGGTCGAGGACAGGATCGCGCGGATCGAGATCAGGCGGCCGCAGAAGCACAACGCGCTGACCCGCGCGCTGATAGGAGAGCTGGCGCGGACCATCGACCGCTTCGACCTCGATCGCTCTGCCGACGTCGCCATTCTTTCCGGGCAGGGCAGATCATTCTGCAGCGGCGCGGACGTCGGCGAAAGCCAGATGGCGAGCCGCGAGGAGATGGAGGACTCGCGCGACCAGATGAGCGTCGGACATCCGTTCTTCGAACTCTTCTCGCACTCCGCCAACAACAAGCCGGTGATCGCCGCCATCCATGGCAACGTACTCGGACTTGGCCTCGGTCTCGCGCTCGACTGCGACCTGATCGTCTCCGACGCGGAGGCCCGGCTGCAGGTGACGGAAACCGTCCGCGGCCTCGGCGGATATCGTCACTGGGCGCTGATGAAGGCGCGGGGTTGTGGCGCCTTCGCCGACGACGTGTGCCTCACGGGCAGGCCGTTCACCGCCGCAGAGGCGCGCGACGCCGGTCTGTTCAGCCGCGTGGCGGAAGCGAGCAAGGCGGTGGAGTCCGCGCTGGAGATGGCGCGCCAGATCGCCGCCTGCCCGCCGCTCAGCGTGCGGGAGACGGCGCGCATCAGGCGGTGGCATTTCATGAAGCTGACGCGTGAGGTCGCCTTCCAGGCCGAGCCTTCCCGGCTGCACCTCACCGAGGATTTCGCCGAGGCCGTCAGGGCATTCGCGGAGAAGCGCCCGGCCGGACCGTTCAAGGCCAGATGA
- a CDS encoding LysR family transcriptional regulator has protein sequence MDQKQLERFVDVVESGSLSRTSKRLNVSQPALSKSLRLLEEQLGVRLLERGPRGVKLTVFGESFYRRARSVTAELRRANDDLDHIRGLLTGSISLGVTPGPGILDQIIPKAIVRIALKRPHLKVRVRSGTISELLVDLHRGDLDLLFTVLDERTKGPDLKVQRLFEDSFALVVRTGHKLLTQREISLKDLMSSRWVMLEDALPLWESVSRLAREENIEVPTRPIESNSLVFLREVARKTDFIGILPAYSAEMSTSSGDLRYIPLDRLSTRDLLPDLVRPLGLVHAAEIELTESSKALLRSINTVCIELNLIGK, from the coding sequence TTGGATCAAAAGCAGTTGGAGCGCTTCGTCGATGTGGTCGAAAGCGGCAGCCTGAGCCGAACCTCCAAGCGGCTAAACGTCTCGCAGCCGGCATTGAGCAAGAGCCTGAGATTGCTGGAGGAACAGCTCGGCGTTCGCCTGCTCGAGCGGGGACCGCGCGGCGTGAAGCTCACCGTCTTCGGCGAATCGTTCTACCGGCGCGCACGCTCGGTCACGGCGGAACTGCGCCGCGCCAATGACGACCTCGACCACATAAGGGGCCTGCTCACCGGCTCGATCTCGCTGGGCGTGACGCCGGGTCCGGGCATCCTCGACCAGATCATCCCGAAGGCCATCGTGCGGATCGCACTGAAGCGCCCGCATCTGAAGGTCCGCGTGCGCAGCGGCACGATCTCGGAGCTTCTGGTCGATCTCCATCGCGGCGACCTCGACCTTCTGTTCACCGTGCTGGACGAACGCACGAAAGGCCCGGACCTCAAGGTCCAGAGGCTCTTCGAAGACAGTTTCGCACTGGTCGTGCGGACAGGGCACAAACTCCTGACGCAGCGCGAGATTTCGCTGAAGGACCTGATGAGCTCGCGCTGGGTGATGCTGGAGGACGCGTTGCCGCTCTGGGAGAGCGTCTCGCGGCTCGCGCGGGAGGAGAACATCGAAGTTCCGACGCGCCCCATCGAGAGCAACTCGCTGGTGTTCCTGCGCGAGGTGGCCCGCAAGACCGACTTCATCGGCATCCTGCCCGCCTATTCGGCCGAGATGAGCACCTCGTCCGGCGACCTGCGCTACATTCCGCTCGACCGCCTCTCGACGCGCGATCTTCTCCCGGACCTCGTCAGGCCGCTCGGCCTCGTGCATGCCGCCGAAATCGAGCTCACCGAAAGCAGCAAGGCACTGCTGCGCAGCATCAACACCGTCTGCATCGAGCTGAATCTCATCGGCAAGTAG
- a CDS encoding GMC family oxidoreductase N-terminal domain-containing protein, which translates to MAKASYDYIVIGAGSAGCAMAARLSENPQVSVLLVEAGGWDRNPLIHVPIGWGMLIRAGLHNWNYRSEPVAALGGRVLDCPRGKVMGGTSSINTMAYVRGHRDDYDRLDRAGLAGWGYDDVLPFFRKQEDWEGGATAYRGAGGPIGTGRSRYSDEVIEAYAAASGDAGHDWTEDYNAEKQEGFSRMQLTLRNGRRCSTAAGYIQPAMKRRNLTIVTRAQVSRIRLANERATGIDYIYRGATVSAEARAQIIVSAGAFNSPQLLMLSGIGDPDELRRAGIECAVPLPGVGRNLHDHYGTSIAYKRHRPGPFHRNMRADRAAFGMARAWLAGSGFATELPGGITAFVKSTSAQAVPDLQLLFVGAPMDAHAYFPPFVRPYEDRFFTRVIMCRPEGRGSVTLRSADPFDAPRIEEAVLNTDSDIVRMREGIKLFREIGQQPVLSKHCTEIGPGLTKTSDREIDDYVRSIVSLSFHPAGTCRMGLADDEDAVVDAKCRVFGVEGLRVVDASIFPEPLGGNINAPIIMAAEKIAASMLQTA; encoded by the coding sequence ATGGCGAAAGCCTCCTATGATTACATCGTCATCGGCGCCGGATCGGCCGGCTGCGCCATGGCGGCGCGGCTGAGCGAAAACCCGCAGGTGAGCGTGCTGCTCGTGGAGGCCGGCGGCTGGGACAGAAACCCGCTGATCCACGTGCCGATCGGCTGGGGTATGCTCATCCGCGCGGGCCTGCACAACTGGAACTACAGGAGCGAGCCGGTGGCGGCTCTCGGCGGCCGCGTGCTGGACTGCCCGCGCGGCAAGGTGATGGGCGGCACTTCCTCCATCAACACCATGGCCTATGTGCGCGGGCATCGCGACGACTACGACCGGCTGGACCGCGCGGGGCTTGCCGGCTGGGGCTATGACGACGTGTTGCCCTTCTTCCGCAAGCAGGAAGACTGGGAAGGCGGCGCGACGGCCTATCGCGGCGCCGGCGGCCCGATCGGCACGGGTCGGTCGCGCTACAGCGACGAGGTGATCGAGGCCTATGCGGCGGCGAGCGGCGACGCCGGCCACGACTGGACCGAGGACTACAACGCCGAAAAGCAGGAAGGCTTTTCCCGCATGCAGCTCACGCTGCGCAACGGACGCAGGTGCTCGACCGCGGCCGGCTATATCCAGCCGGCGATGAAACGCCGCAACCTCACCATCGTCACGCGGGCGCAGGTCTCGCGCATCCGGCTCGCAAACGAACGCGCGACAGGCATCGACTACATATACCGCGGCGCCACCGTATCGGCCGAAGCGCGCGCGCAAATCATCGTCAGCGCCGGCGCATTCAACTCGCCGCAATTGCTCATGCTGTCAGGCATCGGCGACCCCGACGAGCTTCGCCGGGCCGGCATAGAGTGCGCGGTTCCTCTGCCGGGCGTCGGCCGCAACCTTCACGACCATTATGGTACCTCTATCGCCTACAAGCGCCACAGGCCGGGTCCATTCCATCGCAACATGCGGGCCGACCGGGCAGCGTTCGGCATGGCGCGCGCATGGCTCGCCGGCTCGGGCTTCGCGACCGAATTGCCGGGCGGCATCACCGCCTTCGTCAAGAGCACCTCCGCGCAGGCCGTGCCTGACCTCCAGCTTCTCTTCGTCGGCGCGCCGATGGACGCGCATGCCTATTTCCCGCCCTTCGTGCGGCCCTATGAGGACCGGTTCTTCACCCGCGTCATCATGTGCCGGCCGGAAGGGCGCGGTTCGGTCACGCTGCGGTCGGCCGACCCGTTCGACGCGCCGCGCATCGAGGAGGCTGTGCTGAACACGGATTCCGACATCGTGCGCATGCGCGAAGGCATCAAGTTATTCCGGGAAATCGGCCAGCAGCCGGTTCTGTCGAAACACTGCACGGAGATCGGCCCCGGCCTGACGAAGACGAGCGACCGGGAGATCGACGACTATGTCCGCTCCATCGTGTCGCTGTCCTTCCATCCCGCCGGCACCTGCCGGATGGGCCTCGCCGACGACGAGGACGCCGTGGTGGACGCGAAATGCCGGGTTTTCGGCGTGGAGGGACTGCGCGTGGTCGACGCCTCGATCTTCCCCGAGCCCCTCGGCGGCAACATCAATGCTCCCATCATCATGGCGGCCGAGAAGATCGCGGCGAGTATGCTGCAGACGGCCTGA
- a CDS encoding flavin reductase family protein codes for MTRLDNDTLVFESDKLTSDQAYKLISATVTPRPIAWVSSRNGNGTVNLAPFSSYTFISYTPPKVLISVGPGTESLKDTLVNVGDTGEFCVNAVTQDLLEPVVNSAYAFPPDASEAAELRVAMQPSRLIGTPFIADAVIAMECRLDRIIDVGDLDAHRLIVGTVVCFHVREAVWQGDRIDPSLYRPLGRIGGPLYVTRGDMLNAPTPRTRPAPR; via the coding sequence ATGACGCGCCTAGACAACGATACGCTCGTCTTCGAGAGCGACAAGCTCACCTCCGATCAGGCCTACAAGCTGATCTCGGCAACGGTGACGCCACGACCCATCGCCTGGGTATCGAGCCGCAACGGGAACGGGACCGTCAACCTTGCGCCCTTCAGCAGCTACACCTTCATCAGCTACACGCCGCCAAAGGTGCTGATCAGCGTCGGGCCGGGCACGGAAAGCCTCAAGGACACGCTCGTCAATGTCGGCGATACAGGCGAGTTCTGCGTCAATGCGGTGACGCAGGACCTGCTCGAGCCCGTCGTCAACAGCGCCTATGCCTTTCCTCCCGATGCGAGCGAGGCGGCGGAACTGCGTGTCGCCATGCAGCCCTCGCGCCTGATCGGGACGCCTTTCATCGCCGATGCGGTCATCGCCATGGAATGCCGGCTCGACCGCATCATCGACGTGGGCGACCTCGACGCGCACCGCCTGATCGTCGGGACCGTCGTCTGTTTCCATGTCCGCGAGGCGGTGTGGCAGGGCGACCGGATCGACCCGTCCCTCTATCGGCCGCTCGGGCGCATCGGCGGCCCGCTCTACGTCACGCGCGGCGACATGCTGAACGCCCCTACCCCACGGACGCGGCCGGCGCCGCGCTGA
- a CDS encoding class II aldolase/adducin family protein — protein sequence MSHANATSPIEGISDEEWRLRLDLAALYRLVAHFRMTDLIYTHISVRIPGPEHHFLINQYGLLFDEMRASDLVKIDMNGNIVDQPNRGQKKVNPAGFTIHSAVHMARHDLQFVLHTHTAAGMAVSCQKDGLLPLTQLALKFYGRIAYHGYEGIALNLDERERIIADLGTHNAMILRNHGLLVGGPSASQTWNWIYFLERACQAQIAALSGGRELVIPPEEVRKTTEKQANPEASSFVEHQELAWAACLRLISRDPIPYNT from the coding sequence ATGTCACATGCAAACGCAACTTCTCCGATAGAAGGCATCAGCGATGAAGAGTGGAGGCTGCGACTTGATCTGGCCGCTCTCTACCGTCTCGTCGCGCACTTCCGGATGACCGACCTCATCTACACGCATATCAGCGTCCGCATCCCCGGGCCGGAGCATCACTTCCTCATCAACCAGTACGGCCTTCTGTTCGACGAGATGCGCGCCTCCGATCTGGTCAAGATCGACATGAACGGCAACATCGTCGACCAGCCCAACCGCGGCCAGAAGAAGGTGAACCCGGCAGGCTTCACGATCCATTCCGCAGTGCACATGGCGCGCCACGATCTGCAGTTCGTCCTGCACACGCATACGGCGGCCGGCATGGCGGTTTCCTGCCAGAAGGACGGCCTGCTGCCCCTCACCCAGCTTGCGCTGAAATTCTACGGCCGCATCGCCTATCATGGCTATGAGGGCATCGCGCTCAATCTCGATGAACGCGAGCGCATCATTGCCGACCTCGGCACCCACAACGCGATGATCCTGCGCAATCACGGCCTGCTGGTCGGCGGACCCAGCGCCTCGCAGACATGGAACTGGATCTATTTTCTCGAACGGGCCTGCCAGGCACAGATCGCCGCCCTTTCCGGCGGCCGCGAACTTGTCATTCCGCCCGAGGAAGTGCGCAAGACGACCGAGAAGCAAGCCAACCCGGAAGCGTCGTCATTCGTGGAGCATCAGGAGCTTGCATGGGCGGCATGCCTCCGCCTGATTTCGCGCGATCCGATTCCGTACAATACCTGA
- a CDS encoding amidohydrolase family protein: MSKLRIVDAHHHLWDLNHIHYPWLCNRPVGPSICGDVTPITDNFTLDRYRAGFGHHNVVKSVHVEAGADPAKAVEETAWLQQIADAHGYPHAIVAKVELHNPDAQAVMEEHVRHANVRGIRQMINWHSDMSKVYAPENYLEHATWRSNFALLSRYGLSFDLQVYAGQMEQAYELLKENAGIPVVIDHSGMPVDRSLQELKRWKRGLERLASLDHVFIKLSGLGMVDHDWTVESIRPYILTMIDIFGPGRAMFGSNFPVDKLYSSFEVLFDAYDTVTADFTDGEREQLFAATAEKFYRI; the protein is encoded by the coding sequence GTGTCCAAGCTGCGTATTGTCGACGCCCACCACCATCTGTGGGACCTCAACCACATCCATTATCCCTGGCTCTGTAACCGGCCCGTCGGTCCGTCCATCTGCGGCGACGTCACTCCGATCACCGACAATTTCACGCTCGATCGCTACCGCGCCGGCTTCGGACACCACAATGTCGTGAAATCGGTGCATGTCGAGGCCGGCGCCGACCCGGCGAAAGCCGTCGAGGAGACCGCGTGGCTGCAGCAGATAGCCGACGCGCACGGATATCCGCACGCCATCGTCGCCAAGGTCGAACTGCACAATCCCGATGCGCAGGCGGTGATGGAAGAGCACGTCAGGCACGCCAATGTGCGCGGCATCCGCCAGATGATCAACTGGCACTCCGACATGAGCAAGGTGTACGCGCCCGAGAACTATCTCGAACACGCGACATGGCGCTCGAATTTCGCCCTGCTCTCCCGCTACGGCCTGAGCTTCGACCTGCAGGTCTACGCCGGGCAGATGGAGCAGGCCTACGAACTGCTGAAGGAAAATGCCGGTATTCCGGTGGTTATCGATCACTCCGGCATGCCAGTCGACCGCAGTCTGCAGGAGCTCAAGCGCTGGAAGCGCGGCCTCGAGCGCCTGGCAAGCCTCGACCACGTCTTCATCAAGCTTTCCGGCCTCGGCATGGTCGACCACGACTGGACCGTGGAGTCGATCCGGCCCTACATCCTGACCATGATCGACATTTTCGGGCCGGGACGCGCGATGTTCGGCAGCAACTTCCCGGTCGACAAGCTCTACAGCTCCTTCGAAGTCCTCTTCGACGCCTATGACACGGTCACGGCCGACTTCACCGATGGCGAGCGCGAGCAGCTCTTCGCCGCGACCGCGGAGAAATTCTACCGGATCTGA